In Phlebotomus papatasi isolate M1 chromosome 1, Ppap_2.1, whole genome shotgun sequence, the following proteins share a genomic window:
- the LOC129805475 gene encoding 40S ribosomal protein S6, which yields MKLNVSYPATGCQKLFEVVDEHKLRIFYEKRMGAEIEADPLGEEWKGYVLRISGGNDKQGFPMKQGVLTNVRVRLLLKKGHSCYRPRRTGERKRKSVRGCIVDANMSVLALVVVRKGEKDIAGLTDNQVPRRLGPKRASKIRKLYNLSKEDDVRQYVVRRPLPVKEGKKPRTKAPKIQRLITPVVLQRKRHRLALKKKRSVRAKEQAAEYAKLLAQRRKEDKVKKEEAKRRRSASLRESKSSSISDKK from the exons ATGAAg CTTAACGTGTCGTATCCCGCAACGGGATGTCAGAAACTCTTTGAAGTTGTGGATGAGCATAAGCTGAGGATTTTCTATGAGAAGCGTATGGGAGCTGAGATTGAGGCCGATCCCCTGGGTGAAGAATGGAAAGGTTATGTTCTTCGTATCTCCGGAGGCAATGACAAGCAGGGTTTCCCCATGAAACAAGGCGTCCTGACCAATG tgcgTGTCCGTTTGCTGCTCAAGAAGGGACATTCCTGCTATCGTCCTCGTCGTACCGGCGAGCGCAAGCGGAAGTCCGTGAGGGGCTGCATTGTTGATGCCAATATGTCGGTGCTGGCACTGGTGGTGGTGCGCAAGGGTGAGAAGGACATTGCTGGTCTCACGGACAATCAGGTACCTCGACGTCTGGGACCCAAGAGAGCTTCCAAGATCCGCAAGCTCTACAACTTGAGCAAGGAAGATGATGTCCGTCAGTACGTGGTACGTCGGCCGTTGCCTGTGAAGGAGGGTAAGAAGCCACGTACAAAGGCCCCCAAGATTCAGCGTCTCATCACGCCAGTTGTGCTCCAGCGCAAGAGACATCGTCTGGCACTGAAGAAGAAGCGCTCAGTGCGTGCCAAGGAGCAGGCAGCTGAGTATGCCAAGTTGCTGGCTCAGCGCAGGAAGGAGGACAAGGTCAAGAAGGAGGAAGCCAAGAGGCGTCGCTCAGCCTCCCTCCGTGAATCCAAATCCTCCAGCATCAGCGACAAAAAGTAA